The Bacillus sp. Bos-x628 genome segment GCACGCGGGGATGCAAACCCAATTCTATTAATTGATGAAGATGATGTCACAGCAGGACACGCAGCCTCTGTTGGTCGTGTCGACCCAACTCAGCTTTATTACCTCATGAGCCGCGGGATTTCCAAAGAAGATGCAGAAAGGCTTGTAATTTATGGATTCTTAAATCCAGTTGTAAAAGAACTGCCGATTGAAGGAGTTAAAAAGCAACTCATTTCTGTAATTGAAAGGAAAGTCAAATGATGAATATCAAAGACGTTCGTGAGCAATTTCCAATTCTTCATCAGCAAGTGAACGGGCATGATTTGGTGTATTTGGACAGTGCGGCTACTTCTCAAAAGCCAAGAGTTGTGATTGATGCATTGAATGAGTATTACCGGTCTTATAACTCGAACGTCCATAGAGGTGTTCATACCCTTGGCACGAAAGCAACGGATGCATACGAGGGTGCAAGAGAAAAAGTTCGTGCATTCATACGTGCTTCCTCTGTCCAAGAAATCATTTTTACAAGAGGAGCAACAACGGCTCTTAATACGGTTGCGATGAGTTATGCAAGAGCGAACCTTAAAGAAGGCGATGAGATTGTGATGACGCATATGGAGCATCATGCGAATATCATCCCTTGGCAGCAGGCAGCGAAAGCAACGGGCGCAACATTAAAATATATTCCATTACAGAAAGACGGTACGTTATCACTTGAAGATGTGAAACAAACGATCACACATCATACGAAAATTGTGGCTGTCACACATGTCTCAAACGTATTAGGAACCATTAACCCGATTAAAGAAATCGCCAAAATCGCTCACGATCATGGGGCGATCATAGTGGTGGATGGTGCTCAAAGCACACCGCACATGCAAATCAATGTTCAAGAGCTAGATTGCGACTTTTTCGCTTTTTCTGGGCATAAAATGTGTGGACCGACGGGAATTGGTGTGCTTTATGGGAAGAAAGATCTTTTGAATAATATGGAGCCTGCCGAGTTTGGTGGTGAAATGATCGACTTTGTGGATCTGTACGATTCCACTTGGAAAGAGCTTCCGTGGAAATTTGAAGCGGGTACGCCGATCATCGCAGGAGCAGTTGGACTTGGAAAAGCGATTGATTTCTTAAATGAGATCGGTATGGATGAGATAAGCCGTTATGAGCAACAGCTTGCGTCTTATGCGCTTGAGCGCTTTAAGGAACTAGAAGGTGCGGTTGTGTATGGTCCGGAGCATCGAGCTGGTCTTGTGACGTTTAACTTAGATGACGTTCATCCGCATGATGCGTCAACTGTACTTGATTCGGAAGGTGTGGCCATTCGTGCTGGTCATCATTGTGCGCAGCCGCTCATGAAATGGCTTGGCGTATCAGCGACGGCAAGAGCGAGCTTCTATATTTACAATACAGAAGAAGAGATTGACGAGCTCATTGCAGCGCTCCGTAAGACAAAGGAGTATTTTACGAATGTCTTTTAATGTAAATTTAGATACACTGTACAGACAAGTGATTATGGATCATTATAAAAATCCGAGAAACAAAGGTGTGCTAAACGACAGCATTGTAGTCGATATGAACAACCCGACATGTGGTGATCGCATTCGTTTAACAATGAAAATTGAAGATCAGCAGGTCAAGGATGCGAAATTTGAGGGGGAAGGATGCTCGATTTCAATGGCATCTGCCTCGATGATGACGCAGGCGATAAAAGGGAAAGATATTGCAACAGCCTTAAAAATGTCTCGGATTTTTTCAGATATGATGCAAGGTAAAGAATACGACGATTCCATTGATCTTGGCGACATTGAGGCGCTGCAAGGAGTAGCGAAATTCCCAGCACGCATCAAATGTGCAACATTATCATGGAAGGCGCTTGAAAAAGGCGCATCTGCCGAAGATAACGGCAAATCATAAGATTGGAGTGAAAATGGATGGCTAAAAAAATGCCGGATGTTGGTGAATATAAATATGGCTTTTCTGATAAAGACGTTTCCATTTTCCGTTCAGAGCGCGGACTGACAAAAGAAATCGTTGAAGAAATTTCTCGTATGAAGGAAGAGCCTCAGTGGATGCTCGACTTTCGCTTGAAATCTCTTGAACACTTTTATAACATGCCGATGCCGCAATGGGGCGGAGACTTACATGCATTAAACTTTGATGAAATCACCTATTACGTTAAACCGTCAGAACGTTCAGAGCGTTCTTGGGATGAAGTGCCTGAAGAAATTAAACAAACTTTTGATAAGCTTGGGATTCCAGAAGCAGAGCAAAAGTATTTAGCAGGTGTATCTGCTCAGTACGAATCTGAAGTTGTGTATCACAACATGAAGCAAGACCTTGAAGATCAAGGAATTGTATTCAAAGATACAGACAGTGCATTAAAAGAGAACGAAGACATCTTCCGCGAGCACTGGGCAAAGGTCATTCCGCCGACTGACAACAAATTTGCTGCGCTGAACTCGGCTGTATGGTCTGGCGGTTCATTTATCTACGTACCAAAAGGCGTAAAAGTAGACACTCCACTTCAAGCATACTTCCGTATCAATTCTGAAAACATGGGGCAGTTCGAGCGTACGCTGATCATCGTTGACGAAGGTGCACATGTGCATTATGTAGAAGGTTGCACAGCACCAGTTTATACAACAAACTCACTTCACAGTGCAGTTGTTGAAATCATTGTTAAAAAAGGCGGCTACTGTCGTTATACAACGATTCAAAACTGGGCAAACAACGTCTTCAACCTTGTAACGAAACGGACGGTTTGTGAAGAGAACGCAACAATGG includes the following:
- a CDS encoding cysteine desulfurase, producing MNIKDVREQFPILHQQVNGHDLVYLDSAATSQKPRVVIDALNEYYRSYNSNVHRGVHTLGTKATDAYEGAREKVRAFIRASSVQEIIFTRGATTALNTVAMSYARANLKEGDEIVMTHMEHHANIIPWQQAAKATGATLKYIPLQKDGTLSLEDVKQTITHHTKIVAVTHVSNVLGTINPIKEIAKIAHDHGAIIVVDGAQSTPHMQINVQELDCDFFAFSGHKMCGPTGIGVLYGKKDLLNNMEPAEFGGEMIDFVDLYDSTWKELPWKFEAGTPIIAGAVGLGKAIDFLNEIGMDEISRYEQQLASYALERFKELEGAVVYGPEHRAGLVTFNLDDVHPHDASTVLDSEGVAIRAGHHCAQPLMKWLGVSATARASFYIYNTEEEIDELIAALRKTKEYFTNVF
- the sufU gene encoding Fe-S cluster assembly sulfur transfer protein SufU, coding for MSFNVNLDTLYRQVIMDHYKNPRNKGVLNDSIVVDMNNPTCGDRIRLTMKIEDQQVKDAKFEGEGCSISMASASMMTQAIKGKDIATALKMSRIFSDMMQGKEYDDSIDLGDIEALQGVAKFPARIKCATLSWKALEKGASAEDNGKS
- the sufB gene encoding Fe-S cluster assembly protein SufB → MAKKMPDVGEYKYGFSDKDVSIFRSERGLTKEIVEEISRMKEEPQWMLDFRLKSLEHFYNMPMPQWGGDLHALNFDEITYYVKPSERSERSWDEVPEEIKQTFDKLGIPEAEQKYLAGVSAQYESEVVYHNMKQDLEDQGIVFKDTDSALKENEDIFREHWAKVIPPTDNKFAALNSAVWSGGSFIYVPKGVKVDTPLQAYFRINSENMGQFERTLIIVDEGAHVHYVEGCTAPVYTTNSLHSAVVEIIVKKGGYCRYTTIQNWANNVFNLVTKRTVCEENATMEWIDGNIGSKLTMKYPAVILKGEGARGMTLSIALAGKGQHQDAGAKMIHLAPNTSSTIVSKSISKQGGKVTYRGIVHFGRKADGARSNIECDTLIMDNKSTSDTIPYNEILNDNISLEHEAKVSKVSEEQLFYLMSRGISEEEATEMIVMGFIEPFTKELPMEYAVEMNRLIKFEMEGSIG